ATGAACCGACTACCTATCTTGATATTCACTATCAATTACAACTGTTAGAACTGCTCAAACGACTTCATCTTGAGGGTTTAACCATCATTACCGTCTTACACGAAATTAACCTTGCCGCCCGATACAGCGATCGCATTGCTTTTATGCGACAGGGAAGATTATACACAGTGGGTGAAACTGAAGAAGTGTTAACGGAAACCAATATCGCCGAGGTTTTCAACGTAGAAGTAATGATTCTCAATACCCCCGTTGGGAAGCAAATTTGTCCTCTTACTCCTTCTTTAGCTGTTAGATGATGAGGGAAAAGGGTGAGAGGGGGAGGTTAATTACTAATTATTAATTCTTCATTATTAATTTTTTAACTATGTTAAAAACACAAATACAAATAATTAAATATACTTTATTAATACCTCTAATTTTTGTTACTATTGAGCCTGTAAAAGCAGAAAATAGACTAATTTTAAATAATCATAATAATTCTGTAATAGCTCAAAACAATGAAAACTTAGAAGAAATAACCGATATTATTTTTAATGAAGCAGAAACAGGATTAGAAATTACTATTTTAACCAAATCAGGTAAGTCATTAGTTCCCATTATTTTAACTGAAAATAATAACCTGATTATCGAATTATTAGAAGCAAAAATAAATTATGAATTAAACGAAATAAACCCCACAGCAAATATTACTCAAATTACCGCCACAACCGTTAACGATTCCTTCGTGAGAATGGTAATTACAGGTAAAAATAACACCATACCCCAAGCAGAGATTATTCCCACAGATAATAATTTAACCTTTGCCATAAGGGAAACTGATGCCACTACTGCTCAAAATTTCCCGGATATTAGTGACTTAACTATTACCATTACAGGCACTCGCACTCCCAGAAGATTACTTGATTCTAGTAGTTCCATCACCATAATTGATTCTCAACAGATAGAAAGACAATTAGTCCAAGATATTCGAGATTTAGTTCGATATGAGCCGGGGGTATCTGTGGGGAGAAACGCCAATCGCTTTGGTAATCAAGATTTCAACATTAGGGGAATTGACGGTAATCGGGTTTTACTGCAAGTTGATGGTATTCGTGTACCAGATAACTATGTCGGTAGAGGTAGAGATTATTTCAACTTAGAGACTATCAAAAGAGTGGAAATTATTAAAGGTCCTGCTTCCGCTTTATACGGTAGTGATGCCATTGGGGGTGTGGTTTCTTTTATCACAAAAGACCCTCAAGACTATTTAGATACTTTCGGTAATTCTTTTTATACCAGTGGACAAGTTACCTATGATACTGCGGATGAAAGCGTATCGGTGACAGGGGTTATTGCTGGAGAAGATGAGGAGGGTAAATTACAATTTTCTACCGTTGCCACCTATTCAGGAGGTTCAGCATTAAAGACTGCTTCAGGGGTGCAAGTTAATCCCCAAGATATTACTGATTATAGTATTACCAGTAAGTTAGTTTATAATTTTGATGACAATAATAGCTTAAAACTAACAGGGGAATTTTTACAAGGAACAACGGACACTATTATCTTAAATGAAATTGGCACAACTCCTTTTAATGTTCGTCCTCCTAATCTAGTATTTTTCGATCGCCAAAATGTCACTGCTACTGATACTCGTAATCGTAACCGTTTTAGCTTAGATTATAACTATGAAAATGAAACGGGATGGTTACAAAATCTCAACGCTAAATTTTACTATCAAAATGCGGAGATTAAAGAAGAAAAAATCTCGGAGGGTATTCAACAAAGTTTCGGGAGAGGCAGACCTAGTTTTATTCCTGTGGTACGAGACGAAGTAAATAAATTTGAGCAGGATGTCATCGGCGGTGAGGTACAATTACAAAGTGATTTTATGACGGGTAGTGCTTCCCATCGCCTAGTTTATGGTTTAGAGGTGTTTAACACTAGCACTTCTCGCCCTAGAGATAATACTTTAATTTTTCCTGATGGTAGTATTAGTAAGTTTGTGATAGGAGAAGAGTTTCCCAATAAAACTTTTCCTGATACGGATACTTTAAGATTAGGGTTATATGTACAAGATGAGATTGAAATAGGTCAGTTTTCTATTATTCCGGGGATTCGTTGGGATTATTTCAGTTTAAATGCTAATGAAGATGATGATTTTCGCCGTATCAATGTGGATAACTTTAAGGTAGAAAATCGTAATGATTCGGCATTTTCTCCCAAAATTGGGATTGTTTATAAGCCTACTCCTGAATTAGCTTTATATGGGCAGTATGCAAGGGGTTTTCGCAGTCCTCCTTATGATGACGCTAATATCGGTTTTACTAATTTTGCCTTTGGTTATGCAGTGTTACCCAATGCTAATTTAAAGCCTGAGACAAGCAATAGTTTTGAAATAGGTATTCGAGGCGCTTATCCTTCTATTGATTTTAGTCTGGCTGGATTTTACAACGATTATCAAGATTTTATTGATAATGTTAGTGTTGGCACTCGTGAAAGTGATGGTTTTTCTCTTTTTCAAAGTCAAAATATCGACAGTGCAGAAATTTATGGTGTGGAAGCAAAAGCGGAATATTTCTTTAACCCCACTAGAGAAGATGGTGTCAGTATTATTGCTAGTTTAGCTTGGGCTGAGGGAAATAATGATTCAGGCAGTGGCTCAGTACCTTTGAACTCTGTTAATCCTTTTGAGGCGGTATTGGGGTTGCGTTATAAAGCTCCTGAAGATAGATGGGGTACTGATTTAATTGGTACTTTTGTCTCGGCAAAAAATAGGAGTCGCATTGATGGGGATGATTTATTTGCGCCCAATGGTTATTTTTTATTGGATTTGTTGGGTTATTACAATTTCTCTAAAAATGCTTCTTTGAATGTGGGTTTATTCAATCTCTTTAACTCAGAATACTACGTTTGGTCAGATGTTCGGGGTTTAACTAATGATGATCCTAATTTAAAGCGTTTTGCTCCTCCGGGGTTTAATGCGGCTGTTAATTTTGTTTTCCGTTTTTGACTGGTTTAATAGACATCGACTGAGTTACAAGCAAGATGCCTGTTTCACCATAGGAAGATGATAATTGTTTATTTTTTAATTTTTAATTTTTTGGTTTTTATTATGAAAAATTCAATCGCATCTCAATTAATTTTAAAATTATCTCTAGTGTTTCTCTTCGGTTTAAGTATCAATGGTTGCACTAATCCGACTAATACTACAACTAATAATAATTCCCAAGAGATAATTAGTAAGCAAGAGCCAATTAGTCAAGCGGAGCGAGTGGTTGCCCTTACTTCCCTTAGTGCGGATATAATTCATCAGTTAGATGCTTCTAAGTTGGTGGGGGTTGCAGGTAGCAGTTTAATTAAACAAGATCCCCGTTTTCAAGATATTACAACTGTAAGTGAAGGGCGATCGCAGCCTGATTTGGAAAAGATAATGGAGCTGAAGCCTGATTTGGTAGTGGGTGCAGATGGTTTTAGTGATCAAACTTTGGCTAAATTAGAGGAGTTGGGAGTTAATACTGTTTCCACAAAAGTTGATAGTTGGTTGGCTCTACAGGATACCATTAAAATCTTAGCAGGTGCGATCGATGCTGATCCACAACCGTTATTAGATAGTTATCAAAGTTTATTACCCGCAAAGTTAGAGTCAAATATTTCCACGTTGGTTTTAGTGAGTCGTCAGCCGATTTTAGCTCCGAATAAAAATAGTTGGACGGGAGATTTATTAACTCAATTTAAGGTTAATAATGTGGTAGCAGATTTACAGGGA
This is a stretch of genomic DNA from Cyanobacterium aponinum PCC 10605. It encodes these proteins:
- a CDS encoding TonB-dependent hemoglobin/transferrin/lactoferrin family receptor; amino-acid sequence: MLKTQIQIIKYTLLIPLIFVTIEPVKAENRLILNNHNNSVIAQNNENLEEITDIIFNEAETGLEITILTKSGKSLVPIILTENNNLIIELLEAKINYELNEINPTANITQITATTVNDSFVRMVITGKNNTIPQAEIIPTDNNLTFAIRETDATTAQNFPDISDLTITITGTRTPRRLLDSSSSITIIDSQQIERQLVQDIRDLVRYEPGVSVGRNANRFGNQDFNIRGIDGNRVLLQVDGIRVPDNYVGRGRDYFNLETIKRVEIIKGPASALYGSDAIGGVVSFITKDPQDYLDTFGNSFYTSGQVTYDTADESVSVTGVIAGEDEEGKLQFSTVATYSGGSALKTASGVQVNPQDITDYSITSKLVYNFDDNNSLKLTGEFLQGTTDTIILNEIGTTPFNVRPPNLVFFDRQNVTATDTRNRNRFSLDYNYENETGWLQNLNAKFYYQNAEIKEEKISEGIQQSFGRGRPSFIPVVRDEVNKFEQDVIGGEVQLQSDFMTGSASHRLVYGLEVFNTSTSRPRDNTLIFPDGSISKFVIGEEFPNKTFPDTDTLRLGLYVQDEIEIGQFSIIPGIRWDYFSLNANEDDDFRRINVDNFKVENRNDSAFSPKIGIVYKPTPELALYGQYARGFRSPPYDDANIGFTNFAFGYAVLPNANLKPETSNSFEIGIRGAYPSIDFSLAGFYNDYQDFIDNVSVGTRESDGFSLFQSQNIDSAEIYGVEAKAEYFFNPTREDGVSIIASLAWAEGNNDSGSGSVPLNSVNPFEAVLGLRYKAPEDRWGTDLIGTFVSAKNRSRIDGDDLFAPNGYFLLDLLGYYNFSKNASLNVGLFNLFNSEYYVWSDVRGLTNDDPNLKRFAPPGFNAAVNFVFRF
- a CDS encoding ABC transporter substrate-binding protein; amino-acid sequence: MKNSIASQLILKLSLVFLFGLSINGCTNPTNTTTNNNSQEIISKQEPISQAERVVALTSLSADIIHQLDASKLVGVAGSSLIKQDPRFQDITTVSEGRSQPDLEKIMELKPDLVVGADGFSDQTLAKLEELGVNTVSTKVDSWLALQDTIKILAGAIDADPQPLLDSYQSLLPAKLESNISTLVLVSRQPILAPNKNSWTGDLLTQFKVNNVVADLQGSGQFSGYVTLSPEKILETNPEVIIIVDPAREGILEQLKQEDFWSELNAVKRDRIYTFDYYGLVNPGSMAKVKDTLTQLAQLTQND